The Spongiibacter tropicus DSM 19543 sequence ACAGCGCCTCCTGGGCAACAATCGAAATCGGCGCGATCATCAGGCAGAACAGCAGCAGATATATCGGGAAAATCCAGCGCGCGAGACGCATGTCGCGGCGGCTGTGATCCTCAATCACCATCACATGGAACTGGCGGGGAAGACACACAATTGCCGCCATCGCCAGCAGCACCTGTGTCGTAAACTGACTCCAGTCCGGCCACTCACCCAGTGGCCCCAGAGGAACGGCAACCCCGCTCTTGTAGCTGGACCAGAGCAGGCTGATGGCAAAGGCGCCCACCATGACAAACGCCGCCAGTTTAACGATGGACTCCATCGCAATGGCCGCCATCAGGCCGCGGTGGCGATGCCGCTTGTCGGCGACCCGTGTACCGAAAGCGACCGTGAACAACACCAGAATTAAGGCCGCGACAAAACTCGTGCTGCCGGGATCCGGACTGAGATTGACGCCACCGAAGAAATCGCTGCCAAAACGCTGGGACCCAAGGTCAGCCGCACGCTGATCCCACAGTTGCTCAACACTGATCCACGCCTGGGTGATGGCTTTTAATTGCAGGGCGATATACGGCAGACTGCCGAAGACCGCCAGAAAGGTGACCAGTGCCGCCAGCATCTGGCTTTTGCCGTAGCGCGAACCCATGAAGTCGGCAATGGAGGTCACCCGGTTGCGGGTACTCATCACCGACAATCGACGCAAAAATGGCCAGCCGAACAGGAACAGCAAAATCGGGCCGATGTAGATGGGCAGGAAGGTCCAGCCATCGGCAGCGGCCTGTCCCACCGCACCGAAGAAGGTCCAGGAACTGCAATACACGGCCAGGGAAAGACTATAGATCAGCGGGCGAAAACGGCGAGGCCAGGCATCACGGCGGTCAGCCCACCAGGCAATCAGGAAGAGGATTCCAAAATAGAGGAAGGCCATTAACATGACCCACTGATTCGCCGCCACCGCAAACCCCGTTATTCCTGAGAGATGCCCGCAGTCTACCCCAGCCACCCTCACAACGCATTCGACGAAAGTCGAAGCAAATCATCATCTACGTGACGGGAATCGCGAGCAGGGAAAGCACAATGTCACACCGGGCAGCGCAACATAACAAAATCGTCACTTCCAAACGATAGAATGCGCGCCTTTCCAGTGTCACACATCGCTTATCACCACCCCGAAAGGAGGATATTTGTGGTCCATTTGCCCACGCCCGTTGCCCGTTTTTACGCACTGCCAGCCGCCGCTCTCTGTTTGTCACTCGCGGCCTGCGGGGGCAGTGGCTCATCATCCAATGATTCGGGCTCGGGGCAGGAACCGCCGGTAAGCACCCCAAGCTATTTCACCACCGACTGGCAGCCGGGGCCGCTGCCCAGCGCATCGCTGTCAGCCCCTCAGGGCCTGTGGCTGGCTACCGATACGCATGTCCATACCGATCACTCTTCCGACGGCTCCATATGGCGGCAAGCCAGCGATGACGCCCTGCCGGGCAATGTCGCGGTCAGTGACCAGATTGGCGAAGCACAGCGCCAGTCTCTGGATTTTCTGGCACTGACCGATCACCGTACCTACGATCAGCACTGGGACCCGGAATGGACCTCCGAGCAACTGCTGCTGATTCCCGGTGAGGAAGCAAACGGCCGCCCCCACGCCAATATTTTTGGTGCAACAGATACGGTGCTCGACGGCCTCAGTCAGGGTAGCGGCATGGAACACAAACCCACCCAGCAGAGCGTATGGGATGCCCACGGTCAGGGCGCAGTGTGGCAAACCAACCACCCCAATCGCGACTGGACCGACGACGACAACAGCCCCAACGACCACGCCAGCACGCTGGGCGTAAACCTGATTGAGGCCTGGAATGTCGCTCAGGATATCGACCTGCAACTGGCCTATGCCGAGCAACGCTGGAATCGCGGCTGGGAAACCGGCATTACCGCCAGCTCCGACAACCACTTCCGCGAACTGTGGCTGGGTTTTGGTCCCGGCACAGTGAAAACCCATGTATTCACGTCTGCCATCACCGAACGCGGCATTCTCAATGGCCTTCGCGACGGCCATACCGTCCTCAGCGAAGGCGGTAACGCCCCCTTCTTAACCTTGACCGCCGATGGACAGGGCGACGGTATATTTGAAGCCCTCCCCGGCGATGCCGTTACCGTCGCCGCCGGTGACACCGTCACCCTGAAACTCACCGTAACCGGCAGCAACAGCCTGCAACGCCTGCGTCTTTACGCCGCGCCGGGACGCGACAGCGGCGCCATCAAGGAATTCACGCCGTCTTCGAGCGGCAATAGTTTTAACTTCGACCTTCCCCGCCCAGACACCGACAGCCCCTATTGGGTTTACGCAGAACTGAGTTCGCCGCTTGGTCGCAGACTGGCCCTGACCTCACCCATTTTTATCCGCCGCAGCGGACTGAACAACGCGCCCCAGCCCGAGCAAACCGTGCCCGACACACTCCTGTTGGAAGACAACGCCGCTCTGGTCATGGGTGATCGCGGGCGCTTCTCCGGCTTTGCCGATATCGCACTGGATGGCGACGACATACCACTGGTTGTCGCCGAACAACACAGTGAAGAAGGCACCAACATCCTGTTTCGCCGCGGCGATAGCGAGACCTTGCACCCCATCAACACCCTGCCCGGCAGCGCCCGCTTCCCACGCATTGCCGCTAATGGCGACACTGTATGGGTGATTTGGGAAGACGAGCGCCGAGGCCAGATTCCCCGCCGCCCGGAAATTATGCTGCGCGGCTCGATCAACGGCGGCCGCAACTGGGATGCAGAGCACCGCCTGACGGCGGACAGTCAGCGCGCGATACGCCCCGCCATCGCGGTACTCCACGACGGCACTCCCGTTATGGCCTGGAGTGACAATCGCCGTCGCTGTTTCGACCTCTACGTGCAAATCGGCTTGAACAGCGAAGCGGAAAACCTGAGCAGTGAGAAAAGCTGCGAAGGCGCCAGCGCGCTGGACACGCGCAGCAGTAGCGATCCCGCCTCACTGCACCCGGCGATTGCCGTGCTGTCCGATGACACCGTGGTCGTGGCCTTTCAGGACAATCGCTTTGACATCAACCCCGGCTGGACCGGCCAGACCGGCTATCACGACGGACTGGAAGGTCTGGACCGCACTGACCCGGATAACTGGGAAATTCTCAGCCGCCGCCGCGACCCCGCCAGTGGCACATGGTCGGAGGCCGTCCGGGTATCCAACAATGGCAGCCCTGACGACGCCTTTCTCGAAGGCAGCCTCGCCGATCGCCACCCGGCAATTATTGCCGATGGCGAGGACCGGCTGGTCGCCATATGGGACGCCAAAGTTCTGGAAGCAGCCGGGGTGAACAGCGGCATTTTTGCCAGCCATTCCGACGACGGTGGCCTGAACTGGACGCCCGCGGTGTCAGTCGGCTCGGAGGACACTGCCATGAGTCAGCGCCCGGCACTCGCGCTGTCTACAGACGGCAGCGTTCAAGCCCTGTGGATGGATAGCCGCGACAGTGACTGGCGTCACCGGATATGGGGAAGCCAGTGGCAGAACGGTGGTAGCTGGGCAGCCGCTCGCCGCCTGTCTGGCACTGGCAACGGCGTATGGCCGCGTGCTGCGGGCAATAACCTGGTGTTTGGCTCAGATCGGGGCGCTGACGCGCAAGGCGACCCAACATGGTGGATCCTCCACCGCACGCCGGACACCGTGGGACACACTGAGTCGGAGACTCCCAGCCTCAACGTGAGTGACTGGATCCGCCGACAGTGGCAGAACCTGACGCAGACCGGACGCGAAAGCGACCACAGTCTGCCAATGCCGTAATCGTGATACCGGCGGGGCCAAACGCCCCGTCTGTCGATAAAGGTTTTCTGGCCGGTCGATTTTGCCGCTTAGGAAAAGAACAGCTCTGACAGTCGCTCGCCGGGCTCATCGGCGCGCATAAACGCCTCGCCCACCAGGAAGGCATCGACGCCATGCTCGCGCATCGCCGCCACATCGTCGGCGGTGTGGATGCCGCTTTCGGTGACGACAATGCGCTCATCGCCAATCTGCGCCAGCAGCGAGTACGTCGTCTCAAGGCTGGTGTCGAAGTTGTGTAAGTTGCGGTTATTAATGCCCACCAGACGATTGCCCAGTGGCAGACTCCGCTCCAGCTCCTCGGCGTTATGGACCTCAATCAGCACATCCATACCCAGCTCGACCGCCAGCGCATTCAGCTCGGCCATACGCGCGTCGTCCAGCGCCGCCACAATCAGCAGAATACAGTCTGCGCCAATCGCCCTCGCCTCGTAGACCTGATAAGGGTCGACAATAAAGTCCTTGCGAATTACCGGCAGTGAACAGGCCGCACGGGCCTGCTGAAGATAGGCTTCGCTGCCCTGAAAGAAATCGGCATCAGTGAGCACCGACAGGCAGGCCGCACCGCCGCGCTCGTAACTGCGCGCAATCTCGGCGGGACGGAAATCTTCGCGAATCACACCCTTGGAGGGCGATGCCTTTTTCACTTCGGCAATGACCGCCGACTGTCCGGCAGCCAGCTTGCTGGCCATGGCCTGGACAAAGCCGCGCGGGGCAGACGCCGACGCAATGTCATCACGCAGCGCCGCAACAGATTTGCGCGCCTGACGCTCAGCCACTTCTTCATGTTTACGATCAATAATTCGGGTCAGAACCGTCGGCAGGCTCATTGCGTCATTCCTTGGGTAAAGGCGGCTAACTCCTGCATTTTTTCCAGAGCCCGGCCACCGTGAATCACATCTTCCGCCAGCGCCACACCGTTCTTCAAACTGCTGGCAACACCGGCCACATACAGCGCCGCACCGGCATTGAGAGCAATCATATCCGCCGCTTTTTCCGCCGCTTCGTTGTCGCGCTTGCTCAGCGCATTGCGGATCAGCGCCAGCGACGCCTCGCTGCCGTCTACCGACAGACCGATCAGGCTCTGGCTCTTAATGCCGACATCTTCCGGGGTCAGCGTGTACTCGGTGATCTCGCCGTCCTTCAACTCCGCCACCTGCGTCGGCGTCGCCAGACTGATTTCGTCGAGGCCCTCCGAGGAACACACCACCATCACATGTTCCGCGCCCAAGCGGCGCATGACCTCTGCCAGCGGACGACACAGCTCGGGGGTGAAGACGCCCAGCACCATGCGGGTCACCCCGGCGGGGTTGGTCAGCGGGCCGAGAATATTGAAAATCGTGCGCTGG is a genomic window containing:
- a CDS encoding CehA/McbA family metallohydrolase, giving the protein MVHLPTPVARFYALPAAALCLSLAACGGSGSSSNDSGSGQEPPVSTPSYFTTDWQPGPLPSASLSAPQGLWLATDTHVHTDHSSDGSIWRQASDDALPGNVAVSDQIGEAQRQSLDFLALTDHRTYDQHWDPEWTSEQLLLIPGEEANGRPHANIFGATDTVLDGLSQGSGMEHKPTQQSVWDAHGQGAVWQTNHPNRDWTDDDNSPNDHASTLGVNLIEAWNVAQDIDLQLAYAEQRWNRGWETGITASSDNHFRELWLGFGPGTVKTHVFTSAITERGILNGLRDGHTVLSEGGNAPFLTLTADGQGDGIFEALPGDAVTVAAGDTVTLKLTVTGSNSLQRLRLYAAPGRDSGAIKEFTPSSSGNSFNFDLPRPDTDSPYWVYAELSSPLGRRLALTSPIFIRRSGLNNAPQPEQTVPDTLLLEDNAALVMGDRGRFSGFADIALDGDDIPLVVAEQHSEEGTNILFRRGDSETLHPINTLPGSARFPRIAANGDTVWVIWEDERRGQIPRRPEIMLRGSINGGRNWDAEHRLTADSQRAIRPAIAVLHDGTPVMAWSDNRRRCFDLYVQIGLNSEAENLSSEKSCEGASALDTRSSSDPASLHPAIAVLSDDTVVVAFQDNRFDINPGWTGQTGYHDGLEGLDRTDPDNWEILSRRRDPASGTWSEAVRVSNNGSPDDAFLEGSLADRHPAIIADGEDRLVAIWDAKVLEAAGVNSGIFASHSDDGGLNWTPAVSVGSEDTAMSQRPALALSTDGSVQALWMDSRDSDWRHRIWGSQWQNGGSWAAARRLSGTGNGVWPRAAGNNLVFGSDRGADAQGDPTWWILHRTPDTVGHTESETPSLNVSDWIRRQWQNLTQTGRESDHSLPMP
- the trpD gene encoding anthranilate phosphoribosyltransferase, which encodes MDIKGALARVIKQLDLTTEEMQSVMRDIMTGQCSEAQIGAFLMGLRMKSESLDEIEGAARVMRELATPVDVSGLDYVVDIVGTGGDGANLFNVSSASSFVVAAAGARVAKHGNRSVSSKSGSADLLEKAGIVLDLSPEQVERCIRDVGLGFMFAVNHHSAMRHAIGPRRDLAQRTIFNILGPLTNPAGVTRMVLGVFTPELCRPLAEVMRRLGAEHVMVVCSSEGLDEISLATPTQVAELKDGEITEYTLTPEDVGIKSQSLIGLSVDGSEASLALIRNALSKRDNEAAEKAADMIALNAGAALYVAGVASSLKNGVALAEDVIHGGRALEKMQELAAFTQGMTQ
- the trpC gene encoding indole-3-glycerol phosphate synthase TrpC, with protein sequence MSLPTVLTRIIDRKHEEVAERQARKSVAALRDDIASASAPRGFVQAMASKLAAGQSAVIAEVKKASPSKGVIREDFRPAEIARSYERGGAACLSVLTDADFFQGSEAYLQQARAACSLPVIRKDFIVDPYQVYEARAIGADCILLIVAALDDARMAELNALAVELGMDVLIEVHNAEELERSLPLGNRLVGINNRNLHNFDTSLETTYSLLAQIGDERIVVTESGIHTADDVAAMREHGVDAFLVGEAFMRADEPGERLSELFFS